A single region of the Ctenopharyngodon idella isolate HZGC_01 chromosome 21, HZGC01, whole genome shotgun sequence genome encodes:
- the chrdl2 gene encoding chordin-like protein 2, giving the protein MSTVFWNMKKIMNYLRHLFILVIIRCYVQGETEAIQPGKMSDVFCTFKEKTYRPGDSWHPYLEPFGFMFCMRCTCTELGHVKCNSIKCPVLRCENPVTNSQQCCPRCADEHRTPAGLRAPIKTCRHNGSIYQTGETFANHELFPSRQSNQCVMCTCSNGNIFCALKTCQPITCSSPVSVPDTCCLVCKESAIDINSASFEDGGQQLNRGVRHSVDQCPAEQVRGRSVRATPSTLRGSPRGLNLQTLHLKGAAETTVKILLQRRHQRACVYNGKTYSHGDVWHPALGKVLDCILCTCRDGFQECRRITCPNQYPCQHPIKIEGKCCKICPELKAESNRTECYLTQDNNSLLVYKVETSSAAQSEDKVRMIAIERQGATEVEVQVWKTVEGVLHLMETGDVQKKDLIEHPENYILLTTLDEDTWRKFKEEEDKQKDFSKIRSCEDGIKEVVKYLNPEQLDSLCTS; this is encoded by the exons ATGTCCACAGTTTTCTGGAATATGAAGAAAATAATGAACTACTTGAGACATCTTTTCATTTTGGTCATAATTCGATGCTACGTTCAGGGTGAAACAGAGGCAATACAACCAGGAAAAA TGTCAGatgttttttgcacttttaaagAGAAGACATACAGGCCAGGTGATAGCTGGCATCCCTATTTGGAGCCCTTTGGATTCATGTTCTGCATGCGCTGTACTTGCACAGAA TTAGGTCATGTAAAATGCAACAGCATCAAATGCCCTGTGCTGCGATGTGAAAATCCAGTGACTAACTCACAGCAGTGTTGCCCTCGTTGTGCAG ATGAGCACAGAACTCCTGCTGGTCTGCGGGCACCCATTAAAACCTGTAGGCATAATGGAAGCATTTACCAAACAGGGGAAACCTTTGCCAACCATGAGCTCTTCCCATCCCGTCAGTCGAACCAGTGCGTCATGTGCACTTGCTCT AATGGAAATATATTCTGTGCATTGAAAACCTGTCAGCCCATTACATGCTCCTCACCAGTGTCAGTCCCGGACACTTGCTGCTTGGTGTGCAAAG AAAGTGCCATTGATATCAATTCTGCATCATTTGAGGATGGAGGACAGCAACTGAACAGGGGAGTT AGGCATTCTGTGGATCAGTGTCCTGCGGAACAGGTCAGGGGTCGCTCAGTTAGGGCCACACCATCGACACTGCGGGGGTCTCCCAGAGGCCTCAACCTGCAGACACTACACCTCAAGGGAGCTGCCGAAACTACTGTTAAAATTCTTCTGCAGCGCAGACATCAGAGAG CTTGTGTGTACAATGGCAAGACCTATTCTCATGGTGACGTGTGGCACCCGGCGCTGGGGAAGGTCTTGGACTGCATTCTGTGCACCTGCAGGGACGGCTTTCAAGAATGCAGGCGCATCACGTGTCCCAACCAGTATCCATGCCAACATCCCATAAAGATAGAGGGGAAATGCTGTAAGATTTGTCCAG AGCTCAAAGCAGAAAGCAACAGGACGGAGTGCTACCTTACTCAGGACAATAACAGTCTCCTGGTGTATAAAGTTGAAACCTCATCAGCTGCTCAGTCGGAAGATAAAGTACGGATGATTGCCATCGAGAGACAAGGAGCCACGGAAGTGGAGGTGCAAGTCTGGAAAACTGTTGAAG gtgttttgcaTCTGATGGAGACAGGGGACGTTCAGAAGAAAGACCTCATCGAGCATCCGGAAAATTACATCTTGCTGACCACATTAGATGAgg ACACTTGGAGAAAGTTCAAAGAAGAAGAGGACAAGCAGAAGGACTTCAGTAAGATTAGGAGCTGTGAAGACGGGATCAAGGAAGTGGTGAAGTACTTAAACCCTGAACAGCTGGACAGTCTTTGCACTTCTTAG